The Nostoc sp. 'Peltigera membranacea cyanobiont' N6 genome contains the following window.
GATAACAATTAGGGGTGGAAGTGATTTTGAGTGATGGACAGGTAGCGATCGCCGATGTGAAGATTTGCCAATTAAACGGGCGATCGCGGCAATTTTATTTAGTAGCCCATCATCACCGAAAATTGGCGTATTGATGGCATCCAAGGCTCCATAACCCATTGCTTAAAAAACCTTGGCTGCATAGCGATTAACGCTAGCTGTCACCATGACAATCGCGCAGGGAGATTGCCTCATGATATGCCGTGTAGCTTCTACTCCATCCATACTAGGCATCAGCACATCCATCAAAATTAAGTCGGGAGTATCAGCCGCACATTTGCTTACAGCTTCCGCACCATCATAGGCAACCCACGCCAGCTTGTAATCTGGTATTTTTACCACAGCCCGGCGCAGTACTTCTACAGCCATGAACATATCGTTAGCGATCGCAATTCTCACAAATTATGGCATTTCTCCAAAATAACGCTACAAATACAACATTTAAATCTAGCTTTCTTAATTACGAATTACGAATTACGAATTACGAATTATTATCAAGCCTCTCCAATTAAATCAATCACCGCCTTTAACAGAGTGTCATCATGAAAGCTGCTCTTAGTTAAGTAGTAGTCTGCACCTGCTTCTAACCCTTGCAATCTGTCTTCTTCCCGGTCTTTGTAAGAAACGATAATCACAGGTATTTGCTTCAACTTGGCATGAGTTTTTATCTGGCTGGTGAGTTCAAAGCCGTTCATCCGGGGCATATCAATATCTGTCACCACCAAGTCATAATCGCCACTGCGGATTGCATTCCAACCATCAATGCCATTAACCGCCACTTCAGCTTTGTAACCGTTGTTTTCCAAAAGTTTGCGCTCCATTTCGCGCACAGTGATTGAATCATCCACCACTAACACTCGCTTGTAAGTTTTGGTAACTGCCTGATGAGCAGACTGATTTACCTGAGAAAGTTGTCCGCTGGAAAACACCTTCGCAATGGAACGGACTAAATCTTCGACATCGACAATCAACACCGGGGAACCATCATCCATCAGGGCGGCGGCGCTAATATTCGGGACTTTACCAAGGCGGGGATCTAAAGGGCGGACAACCAAATTGCACTCACCGAGAAACCGATCTACAACTAATCCATAACGATTGAAGCGATCGCTAATTACAATCACTGATAGCGATTCTATATTCACCGCAGGCGAGGCTAACTCTAAAACTTGACTTGCTAAAATCAACTCCACAGGTTGATTATTTATGACGAAAAATGGGCGATTTTCCGATACAGCAATCTTAGACTTCGATAATATCAACACCTCTTCAATACGTGTCAGTCCAAAAGCATAAGGTTCGCCAGCAATTTCCACCAACAGGGTGCGAATCACTGATAGCGTCAGCGGTAACTGCAAGTGAAAGGTCATGCCCCTTCCCAACACAGAAACCGCCCGTAGCGTGCCGCCAACTTCCCGCACTGTGCTATGGGCGATATCTAGCCCCACACCTCTACCCGAAATTTCAGTTACAGTTTGGGTTGTGGAGAAACCAGGCAAAAATAAGAATTCCATCAACTCAACTTCGGTAAGTTGGGCTGCCATTTCCGGGTTTGTCAGTTGTTTGCCGATGATAACTTGGCGCAAAAACTCGATATCGATTCCCCGCCCATCATCTGCAACGGTGATAAACAGCATTCCGGCGCGATGGGTAACTTCAATCCGAATAATTCCTTCTTCTGGCTTTCCTGCTGCTAGACGTTCTTGGGGCAATTCAATGCCATGATCGATCGCATTCCGCAGGATATGAGTCAACGGAGCTTCCAAACGTTCTAGAATATCTCGATCTACCAAAGTAGACTTACCAACGATTTCCAGTTTCACCCGTTTACTCAATTGTCTAGCTAAGTCGCGCACCATTCGCGGAAATCCCTGTCCCCCATCCGCAAAGGAACACATTCGAGTAGCAATAACTTCTTGATATAGGCGCTGGGCAAGGTTAGCAGAACGCTGAGAAAATTGTTCTAGTTCGTTTTGGCGATCGCTCATCATCTGGTAACATTCGTTAGCTTTTTGATGAGTTGCACTCAAGGTTTCTTTAATTTGCCGATCCAGATGATAGTTGCCCAATAACTCCTGCAACTTCTCCAGCAAGTTGGACAATTCCCCCTGATTGCTTCTCAGTTTCAGCAAAGAGTTAGCAAATGGTTCTAATAAATTCGCCTCAACTAAAGACTCTCCTGCTAAACCCATTAAGCGATTCAGATTTTCAGTACTCATTCGCACCGCCCGATTTTGAGTGATGCCCAGTTCTTCTAATGGGGATGGGGAAATCAGGGTTGTCTGTTGGTTGTCTTCTAACTGCGCTGTTGTTACTAGGGGATGAATTTCTGTAGAGGTTGCCTCTAGAGTTAGGATATTAGCGATCGCACTCACCAATGATTGAATGCCAACATCTTCTAACATCTGCAAATTTGGGTTGGCTGTAACCGTTTCCGCTATCCGCAGGAGCATATCTACCCCTTGCAACAATACATCAATGCGATCGGCAGTTAAGGTAACTTTTCCCTCTTGAGCCGCCACAAAGCAGTCTTCCATAACGTGGGCAAGGTTGACAGCCGGATCGATTTGGACAATTCGCGCAGCGCCTTTGATGCAATGGGCTGCCCGCATTAAAGCTGCCAATTCTGGTTGGGGATCGGGCTTGGTTTCCAGTGCCAACAGGCGATCGTTCAATACCACAACTTGAGCTTTTACTTCCATGTTGAATAAATCAAGCAAGGAAAGATTGCTGACATCAAATTCTTCTAACATTACTGCACCTTCCTAGACACACCGATTCATTAATCCTGGAAGAACCTCTCTCCCTCTACCCCTCTCCTACGAGGCTATGGTGTATACACAAGTCTTTTCATCTGCACGTTTATTGCATCGCCCTACACGTTTGTTGCATTGCCCTGCACGTTTGTTGCATTGCCCTGCACGTTTGTTGCATCGCCCTACACGTTTGTTGCATTGCCCTGCACGTTTGTTGCATCGCCTTGCATCTTTGTTGCATCGACCTGCATCTTTGTTGCATCGACCTACAAAAATTAACCCACCCTACGTTACGCAGCAACTTTAAAAGACTTGTGTATACACAGTAGCTCCTACGAGGAGAGAAGAGTTTAGCTCCCCCTTCCCTTGTAGGGAAGGGGGTTGGGGGGTTAGGTTTTTGATTACAGCACCTTCCTAGCTAAGGTGGTGAATAACAATTCATCATCCAAATAACTGACACTGTGCGATCGCGCCTGTGACACGCCAGGTTGCCAGTGAAATAACCCTTTAGTATAAGTTTGAGTCAGACTCTTAGGCGGATCTTGTAACTCATCCCGGTGAAATCGGTGTACTCCATAAAGTTCATCTACACCAAACACCCAAGTTTTATCTGCTTTTTCCAGCACCACCATGCGCGAATACACCACTGAACTGAGGGTTTGTACTGCTGTATCGGCAGCTTCGAGATTCAACAAATCGCTCAAAGAGATACACAATCGCAATTCACCTCGGATACTTACCAATCCCCGCAAGATTTGGTTGCTGCGATGCGGTATGGTATGAACCAGACTGGGAGGAGAAATTTCTTTGAAGATTTGGGCAGAAAGTGCCAGCCATTCCCGTTGTAGACGAAAAATCACAACTGTGATTTGAGTGGTGGCTAAAGTAGCGGATATTTGGGAATTTTCATCAGTTCTAGATTTAGCGAGTAACTCAGTCCACTGATGGCGATAATCTTCAGGTATGGAGCGCTCTAGCAAATAGCGTCCAGCAGTAGAGTAAACGGGGCAATTGCGGCAATGGGTATAGGTGGCTAATTGGGGACAAGAGCGATCGCCCTCAATGCCGATAAAATTCCAACAACGTTCAATATTTAATGGCGTAGCGATCGGGTTCATAAGGGCTGCTCAAGAGAGTTGGTGCAGGGGTATAGCGTCTTCTGTTTTCACCTGAAAGCGGGCAATCTCTTGACGCAATCCCTGCGCCACTTGGTTAAGTTGGGCTATAGCATGATTAATTTCCCGCAAGGAATCCGTAGTTTGCACAGAGGTACTGCTCAACTGCACCATCGCCTCACTAATTTGTTGCGCTCCCACAGATTGGGTTTCCATACCCTGGTTGACAAACTCAAATCGCGGATTCAAGTCTTGCACTTGCTGGATAATTTGCCCAACCTGTGTACTAATGCTGGCAACATCTTCTATATTCCGCCCTACTTCTGCGGCAAACTTGTCCATCTCCATCACACCTGTAGAGACTGACGATTGCATCTGCTTAACCATCTGCTCAATATCGAGGGTAGCAACGGCGGTTTGATCTGCTAGTCGGCGAATTTCTCTAGCAACGACAGCAAAGCCCAAGCCATACTCTCCGGCTTTTTCGGCTTCGATCGCCGCATTTAACGATAGCAGATTCGTTTGGTCTGCCACCTTGGTAATTGTGACGACGATAGTATTAATGCTATTTGCCTTTTCGCTAATTACTCCCAATCGAGATGCGATCGCATTAGTGGCTTCTGCCAACTGCCGCATAGTGGTTTCCATCCGCACTATGTCTTTTTGACTATCATTCGCCGCTGTCGTTGTGATTTGTGAAATGGCCGCAACTTGTTCCATTGCACTTACTAATTCCCTAGAGGTAGCGGAAATTTCTTTGGTAGCGGCAGCTACCTCATTAGTAGAAGCTACCTGTTCGGTAAGCGTCCCTTCTAATTGTTTACCCGAAACTGCTATTTGAGTAGCTGAGGTAGTAACTTGGATACCTGAATGCTGTACCTGACGAATCAGAGTGTTGAGATTCTGAGTCATGCTTTGGAAAGCAGTTAAGAGTCTATTCATTTCATCTTTGCTGTTGGAATCAGCCGTGACCTGAGTTGTTAAATTACCCGTGGAAATTTGCTCTGCAACCCTAACAACACCAAGAATCTGAAACGCAATTTGTCGAGCGATTACAAACCCAAAAATAATCGCAGTTATGGGGCCAATGGCAATTCCGACAGAAATCCAGAAAATACTGCGGGCCACATTCTGTTCAACTTCTTTTTGTGTATCTGATATGTAACCTTCATTAAGTTTCAAAAGTTTACCTGCTTGGTCATCAGTTATTTTAAATAATGGTTCTTCTCTATTTGCTCCCTCAGAATCCATGCGATTACGTAATTGAATTGGTGCTTGAATAATGGCAAGCTCTGATGTTTTTTCTTTTCCTTGACGCATTAATTCAATTTGTTTTTTCCAAGGATTGCGAATACCCAGTTGAGTGAATTGTTGTTCAATATCTAACAATTTTTCATGAGCTTGCTTCCAGGCATCCAGTTGTTCTTTAAGTAAGCCATACTCTTTTTTTTCTTGTTCGCTTAATGGCGTTGCTTCGTACTGTTTAATACCTTCATTAATCTGTTTCCAAGCATCCTGGATTTGAGCTATTGCACCTTGTCTTTCAGTAACAGTGACTTCAGGATCGAATAGTAACCGTTCTGCCGATTGGATTTGTGTCTGACCTTCGTTAATCTTCCATATCCCGGACACACTGGGAATGTTATCCGTCGCCAGTATATTAATGTACTGATTTAACTCGTTGGTGGTGAACCATCCCAGCAAGGCCATCGTGAGTACAATCAGTCCCATGAAAAAAAATGAACCGATCAACCGTGTTTGCAAGGTCATGTTCTTGAACATTGGATATCCTACTGTTCCTCTGTTGCTGTAAAACGCATTCATCTCTTAAAATTCCCAAATCATAAACAAGATGAACGGTTTGTATTTTTATTTTTAAACAAATTATTAAGTAGCTAGCTTAGTTCAGAGACTAGCTTTTCCTTCTGATGTGAAAGTGTTGAGTGCTGAGTAAGAAGTTTGAGTATCTGAGGTGGATGAATCCCAATACTGCGTAGGTTTTAAATATAGCGGTTCTCAGTTGAGTCTAATACAGACCTAACCCCCAGCCCCTTCCCTACAAGGCTACGGTGTATACACAAGTCTCTTGATCTGAACCTTTAATGCATCGCCCTGCACGTTTGTTGTATCAACTTGCACCTTTGTTGCATCGCCCTGCACGTTGGTTGTATCGACTCGCACCTTTGTTGCATCAACCTGCACGTTTGTTGTATTGACTCGCACCTTTGTTGCATCGCCCTGCACGTTGGTTGTATCGACTCGCACCTTTGTTGCATTGGCAAGCTTAAAGTGTTGCAATAAATTTTCTTGTGGGGTGGACATCTTGTCCGCCCCGGACGGGCGAGACGCCCATCCCACAAGAGTTAGATAAGCTAAAACACATTTAATTTGCATATTAAAATTTTCTCAATGTCTTGTGGGGTGGGCATCTTGCCCGCCCTGATTATGCAACTTTAATGCTTATTTAATCGGTGAATTCGTTGCCAGAGAAGATTAGCACTATCCGCATTCCCTTGATGTTCTTTGAGT
Protein-coding sequences here:
- a CDS encoding methyl-accepting chemotaxis protein, whose protein sequence is MNAFYSNRGTVGYPMFKNMTLQTRLIGSFFFMGLIVLTMALLGWFTTNELNQYINILATDNIPSVSGIWKINEGQTQIQSAERLLFDPEVTVTERQGAIAQIQDAWKQINEGIKQYEATPLSEQEKKEYGLLKEQLDAWKQAHEKLLDIEQQFTQLGIRNPWKKQIELMRQGKEKTSELAIIQAPIQLRNRMDSEGANREEPLFKITDDQAGKLLKLNEGYISDTQKEVEQNVARSIFWISVGIAIGPITAIIFGFVIARQIAFQILGVVRVAEQISTGNLTTQVTADSNSKDEMNRLLTAFQSMTQNLNTLIRQVQHSGIQVTTSATQIAVSGKQLEGTLTEQVASTNEVAAATKEISATSRELVSAMEQVAAISQITTTAANDSQKDIVRMETTMRQLAEATNAIASRLGVISEKANSINTIVVTITKVADQTNLLSLNAAIEAEKAGEYGLGFAVVAREIRRLADQTAVATLDIEQMVKQMQSSVSTGVMEMDKFAAEVGRNIEDVASISTQVGQIIQQVQDLNPRFEFVNQGMETQSVGAQQISEAMVQLSSTSVQTTDSLREINHAIAQLNQVAQGLRQEIARFQVKTEDAIPLHQLS
- a CDS encoding chemotaxis protein CheW, with translation MNPIATPLNIERCWNFIGIEGDRSCPQLATYTHCRNCPVYSTAGRYLLERSIPEDYRHQWTELLAKSRTDENSQISATLATTQITVVIFRLQREWLALSAQIFKEISPPSLVHTIPHRSNQILRGLVSIRGELRLCISLSDLLNLEAADTAVQTLSSVVYSRMVVLEKADKTWVFGVDELYGVHRFHRDELQDPPKSLTQTYTKGLFHWQPGVSQARSHSVSYLDDELLFTTLARKVL
- a CDS encoding response regulator, with the translated sequence MRIAIANDMFMAVEVLRRAVVKIPDYKLAWVAYDGAEAVSKCAADTPDLILMDVLMPSMDGVEATRHIMRQSPCAIVMVTASVNRYAAKVF
- a CDS encoding hybrid sensor histidine kinase/response regulator, with protein sequence MLEEFDVSNLSLLDLFNMEVKAQVVVLNDRLLALETKPDPQPELAALMRAAHCIKGAARIVQIDPAVNLAHVMEDCFVAAQEGKVTLTADRIDVLLQGVDMLLRIAETVTANPNLQMLEDVGIQSLVSAIANILTLEATSTEIHPLVTTAQLEDNQQTTLISPSPLEELGITQNRAVRMSTENLNRLMGLAGESLVEANLLEPFANSLLKLRSNQGELSNLLEKLQELLGNYHLDRQIKETLSATHQKANECYQMMSDRQNELEQFSQRSANLAQRLYQEVIATRMCSFADGGQGFPRMVRDLARQLSKRVKLEIVGKSTLVDRDILERLEAPLTHILRNAIDHGIELPQERLAAGKPEEGIIRIEVTHRAGMLFITVADDGRGIDIEFLRQVIIGKQLTNPEMAAQLTEVELMEFLFLPGFSTTQTVTEISGRGVGLDIAHSTVREVGGTLRAVSVLGRGMTFHLQLPLTLSVIRTLLVEIAGEPYAFGLTRIEEVLILSKSKIAVSENRPFFVINNQPVELILASQVLELASPAVNIESLSVIVISDRFNRYGLVVDRFLGECNLVVRPLDPRLGKVPNISAAALMDDGSPVLIVDVEDLVRSIAKVFSSGQLSQVNQSAHQAVTKTYKRVLVVDDSITVREMERKLLENNGYKAEVAVNGIDGWNAIRSGDYDLVVTDIDMPRMNGFELTSQIKTHAKLKQIPVIIVSYKDREEDRLQGLEAGADYYLTKSSFHDDTLLKAVIDLIGEA